One segment of Rosa chinensis cultivar Old Blush chromosome 6, RchiOBHm-V2, whole genome shotgun sequence DNA contains the following:
- the LOC112174557 gene encoding BTB/POZ and MATH domain-containing protein 2 has product MGKVVLEASRPSSSSSPATSSSPAPTTTSSTSITETVNGTHQFKINGYSLSKGIGIGKYVTSEVFNVGGYSWAIYFYPDGKSAEDNATYVSLFIALASEGSDVRALFELTLLDQSGNGRHKVHSHFGRSLDSGPYTLKYRGSMWGYKRFFKRTSLETSDYLKDDCLSVNCMVGVVKSHTEGPKIYSIAVPRSNMGHHFGQLLESGKGTDVNFEVDGETFAAHKLVLAARSPVFRAQLFGPMKDQNSQCINVEDIEAPVFKALLHFMYWDSLPDIEELTGINFHGASTLMAQHLLAAADRYGLERLRLLCEENLCKDVAINTVATTLALAEQHHCFQLKAVCLRFIATPGNLQGVMKTDGYKHLRESCPSVLTELLEYVARVSEHSVSVCRIGNEAILDGSDINGRRVKQRL; this is encoded by the exons ATGGGCAAGGTTGTTTTAGAAGCCTCCAGGCCGTCGTCTTCTTCGTCTCCGGCGACCTCGTCCTCGCCGGCGCCGACGACCACCTCGTCGACGTCGATCACGGAGACGGTGAACGGGACGCACCAGTTCAAGATCAACGGGTATTCTTTGTCCAaagggattgggattgggaagTACGTGACCTCCGAAGTTTTCAATGTGGGTGGGTATTCTTGGGCCATCTATTTCTATCCCGACGGCAAGAGCGCCGAGGACAATGCCACGTATGTGTCGCTGTTCATTGCGCTCGCGAGTGAAGGAAGCGATGTGAGAGCTCTGTTTGAGCTGACGCTTTTGGATCAGAGTGGAAATGGGAGGCACAAGGTGCATAGCCATTTCGGGAGGTCATTGGATAGCGGCCCCTACACGCTCAAGTATCGGGGTAGCATGTG GGGTTACAAGCGTTTTTTCAAAAGAACTTCTCTGGAGACATCAGACTACCTTAAAGATGATTGCCTCTCAGTCAACTGTATGGTTGGCGTTGTGAAGTCACACACTGAGGGGCCAAAAATATACTCTATAGCAGTACCACGATCCAACATGGGTCATCATTTTGGGCAACTACTAGAAAGTGGAAAGGGTACTGATGTAAATTTTGAAGTTGATGGGGAAACTTTTGCTGCTCACAAGTTGGTACTAGCGGCTCGATCACCTGTATTCAGGGCCCAACTATTTGGTCCAATGAAAGATCAGAACTCTCAGTGCATAAATGTTGAGGACATAGAGGCTCCAGTCTTTAAG GCTTTACTTCATTTCATGTATTGGGATTCACTGCCTGACATTGAGGAGCTTACCGGCATCAATTTTCATGGAGCTTCCACTCTGATGGCTCAGCATCTGCTTGCAGCAGCAGATCGGTATGGCTTAGAAAGGCTAAGGTTGCTGTGTGAGGAAAATTTGTGCAAGGATGTAGCAATTAACACTGTGGCGACGACATTAGCTCTGGCAGAACAACATCACTGTTTCCAGTTGAAAGCTGTGTGTCTCAGATTCATTGCAACACCTGGAAATCTACAAG gtGTGATGAAAACAGATGGTTATAAACACTTGAGGGAAAGCTGCCCGTCTGTTCTGACCGAACTCTTGGAATATGTAGCTAGAGTTAGTGAACATTCTGTATCTGTATGCAGGATTGGTAATGAAGCTATTCTTGATGGTAGTGACATTAATGGCAGGCGAGTGAAGCAAAGGTTATAG
- the LOC112171589 gene encoding uncharacterized protein LOC112171589: MMKGLGICRTSEDLWNEYLRIETFLNKLKNQKVALREDDRTHTSADEKQWRDENKDLYTLLNQEREYSEGSDADNEKSINTVNKSQEQGLSILRTIYIEAVKALPSSFTLRKRLLEILEATSFVNSEEIRKKIPTDMKRDFPTEPEYWDWLARLEYNPASTQEMSEEITLSQVEKAVQVYELAIEVLPSAIIFNQYAKFFMHATALLKRENNLSGLASPSAALLVIFHVF; this comes from the exons ATGATGAAGGGATTGGGCATTTGCAGAACTTCAGAAGATCTTTGGAATGAGTATCTTCGAATAGAAACATTCCTAAATAAACTAAAGAATCAAAAGGTTGCTCTTCGAGAGGATGACCGTACTCACACAAGTGCTGATGAGAAACAGTGGAGAGACGAAAATAAAGATTTATACACGCTCCTTAATCAAGAAAGAGAATACAGTGAAGGGTCAGATGCTGATAATGAGAAGTCAATCAACACAGTTAATAAGTCTCAAGAGCAAGGTTTAAGCATATTAAGAACCATATACATTGAAGCAGTTAAAGCTCTTCCCTCTAGTTTTACTCTGAGAAAGCGGCTTTTGGAGATCTTGGAAGCAACTTCCTTTGTTAATTCAGAAGAAATACGTAAGAAAATACCAACTGACATGAAGCGAGACTTCCCAACAGAACCAGAGTATTGGGACTGGCTTGCAAGACTTGAATACAATCCTGCAAGCACACAGGAGATGAGTGAGGAAATCACACTTTCTCAGGTAGAAAAAGCAGTTCAG GTTTATGAGTTGGCTATTGAAGTTTTGCCTTCAGCCATAATATTCAACCAGTATGCAAAGTTTTTTATGCATGCCACTGCTCTACTAAAACGAGAAAACAACCTGTCTGGTTTAGCCAGTCCATCTGCAGCTCTACTAGTTATATTTCACGTCTTTTAA
- the LOC121049878 gene encoding nucleobase-ascorbate transporter 6-like has protein sequence MRQPAAVNVEADLEAAAQYPRGHPPRESLWATIQPPLTCPFPPPGCGATTILMAFQHTVVMLGQLVMIVSLLVPLMGGGEEEKAKIILISLFISGWTTLMQCLLGTLLPSVMASSSYAYFIPSMAIAERFAHEDPSKPDHEDFTGCTHDGIPFSAGDCLTWGCSVREEAQPFDYYSIGYLIGIWVLLIRLPPDTIML, from the exons ATGAGGCAACCGGCAGCAGTGAACGTCGAAGCGGACCTCGAGGCCGCCGCTCAATATCCCAGGGGGCATCCGCCAAGGGAATCACTTTGGGCTACCATACAGCCCCCACTCACTTGCCCCTTCCCCCCTCCGG GCTGTGGAGCTACTACCATTTTGATGGCTTTCCAGCACACAGTCGTCATGCTTGGCCAGCTGGTGATGATCGTCAGCCTCCTTGTCCCATTGATGGGGGGTGGAGAG GAGGAGAAAGCTAAGATCATCTTGATCTCCTTGTTCATATCCGGGTGGACCACGTTGATGCAGTGTTTGTTGGGCACTCTGCTTCCTTCGGTGATGGCATCTTCATCATATGCCTACTTTATTCCGAGTATGGCCATTGCCGAGAGGTTTGCCCATGAGGATCCTTCAAAG CCAGACCATGAGGACTTTACAGGGTGCACTCATGATGGCATCCCTTTTTCAGCTGGTGATTGCCTCACTTGGGGTTGCTCAGTTCGGGAG GAGGCTCAGCCCTTTGACTACTACTCCATTGGTTATCTTATCGGGATTTGGGTTCTTCTCATCAGGCTTCCCCCAG ATACCATTATGCTCTGA